The Cervus canadensis isolate Bull #8, Minnesota chromosome X, ASM1932006v1, whole genome shotgun sequence genome contains a region encoding:
- the SMIM9 gene encoding small integral membrane protein 9, producing MTPPIQTKQSCKEPRETPSGLGTGESIEVLKLLSITFLLCSLTCLLLETVASSVSPLSAFRVQDQDGLPQRSVENSRSWLSNFKDYLCDLVRSQIPPAAIFIFLIMSALLGTLCCLTVLIGEPVQ from the exons ATGACTCCTCCAATTCAG ACAAAGCAATCTTGCAAAGAGCCAAGGGAAACACCATCTGGCCTTGGCACAGGGGAGTCCATAGAAGTCCTGAAGCTGCTGAGCATCACATTTCTGCTGTGCTCTCTGACTTGCCTCTTGCTGGAGACTGTCGCTTCCTCTGTGTCACCTTTATCTGCCTTCAGAGTACAAGACCAGGATGGCCTGCCACAACGCTCAGTGG AAAATTCCAGGTCCTGGCTGAGCAACTTCAAGGATTACCTGTGTGATCTCGTCAGGAGCCAGATCCCTCCAgcagccatttttatttttcttatcatgTCAGCATTACTGGGGACCCTCTGCTGCCTCAC TGTTCTAATAGGTGAGCCAGTCCAATGA